A DNA window from Anastrepha ludens isolate Willacy chromosome 6, idAnaLude1.1, whole genome shotgun sequence contains the following coding sequences:
- the LOC128867092 gene encoding E3 SUMO-protein ligase ZBED1-like — protein MNESMTEKLKGILDSVDSCAITTDAWTSRANVSYLTVTCHFILNFELKTAVLSTKPLMDETNHSSLNIANTLREICDEWKVFDKLHTIVTDNTASMIKACELLKKKHLPCFAHTLNLVVQDALNLENVQNVLKITKRIVSYFKSSAIAYAKFKDAQGTENPCSLLQEVPTRWNSALQMIQRVLRTREPLTGTLLRCHNAPIPLSEDQFRILKDLCSLLEPFEKATKHASAAKGVTISLIAPAILALSQSLEELHEQMLTPVGRETCEFLQSNVKKRLFSYENRSAPRLGTLLDPRFKKEGFQNPSNAQQAMLMLEGEVHNIIQDVRSKNSTEELPRNEETPFLFKCMAGKIKEKNKSSRADSIITIRQYMEQRNALHDSDPLQYWQINKEHLFALGQCAIKFLCIPASSAESERTFSKTGDIVTERRACLKPKQVNTLVFINKNQWLL, from the exons atgaacgAGAGTATGACGGAGAAATTGAAGGGCATTCTTGACTCCGTTGACTCGTGCGCTATCACAACAGATGCATGGACATCTCGTGCAAATGTTAGTTATCTAACTGTAACGTGtcactttattttaaatttcgagCTTAAGACGGCAGTGCTATCTACAAAGCCACTAATGGATGAGACAAACCATTCAAGTCTAAATATTGCCAACACATTGCGTGAAATATGCGATGAGTGGAAAGTGTTCGACAAACTGCACACCATTGTGACCGACAACACAGCATCTATGATTAAAGCGTGCgaattattgaaaaagaaacacTTACCGTGTTTTGCGCACACTCTTAATCTTGTTGTGCAAGATGCTTTAAATCTGGAAAATGTGCAAAACgttttaaaaatcacaaaaagaaTAGTGTCCTATTTTAAGAGTAGCGCTATTGCTTATGCAAAGTTCAAAGATGCCCAAGGCACCGAAAATCCTTGCTCTCTATTGCAAGAGGTCCCTACTCGCTGGAACAGCGCATTACAAATGATTCAGAGAGTGTTGCGGACAAGAGAGCCCCTAACTGGCACCCTTTTAAGATGCCATAATGCTCCGATTCCACTGTCAGAGGATCAATTTCGGATTTTGAAGGACTTGTGCTCGCTTTTGGAACCGTTCGAAAAAGCCACAAAACATGCGTCTGCTGCAAAGGGCGTTACAATTTCATTAATTGCTCCTGCAATTTTGGCCTTATCGCAAAGTTTGGAAGAGCTCCATGAGCAGATGTTAACACCTGTAGGGAGAGAAACTTGCGAGTTTTTACAGAGCAACGTAAAAAAAAGGCTCTTCTCATATGAGAATAGATCAGCACCACGCCTTGGAACTCTTCTTGACCCACGCTTCAAAAAGGAGGGTTTCCAAAATCCGTCAAATGCCCAGCAGGCCATGTTGATGTTGGAGGGAGAGGTTCATAATATAATACAGGACGTGAGATCTAAAAATTCCACAGAGGAACTGCCAAGGAATGAGGAGactccatttttatttaaatgcatggcaggaaaaataaaagaaaaaaacaaaagttcacGGGCGGACTCAATTATTACCATTCGCCAATATATGGAGCAGCGCAATGCTCTTCATGACAGCGATCCGCTCCAATATTGGCAG ATTAACAAGGAACATTTATTTGCACTTGGACAATGCGCAATAAAATTCTTGTGTATACCAGCAAGTTCAGCTGAATCAGAGCGCACATTTAGTAAAACAGGAGATATTGTGACGGAACGGAGAGCATGTTTAAAACCTAAACAAGTGAACACATtggtttttattaacaaaaatcaatggCTACTTTAA